The DNA region ACCTCGGCGTTCGTCTGCGAGGCCATCAGGTCCGGCATCAACACCGTGCCCCTGGGGCAGGCGGAGGCCGCACGCTCCATCGGCATGACGTTCTTCCAGACCCTGAGTCTGATCGTTCTGCCGCAGGCGACCCGTACGGTGATCCCTCCGCTCAGCTCGATCTTCATCGCCCTGACGAAGAACTCCGCCATCGCGGGCGCGTTCAGCGTGACGGAGCTGTTCGGTGTGCAGAAGCTGCTCAGCGACAAGGGCTTCGACATCGCCTGGATCTTCCTCTGGGTGGCCCTCGGCTACCTGATCATCACCTTCACCATCAGCGGTCTCTTCCGGCTGCTTGAGCGCCGCTTGGGGGTCGCGCGATGAGTTCGAGCGTCCTGTTCGACGCGCCGGGGCCGAAGGCCCGGCTGCGCAACCGGATCTACACGGTCATCGGCTCGCTCGCCGTGCTCGGCCTGATCGTCTTCTCGGTCATCCGGCTGCACGACAAGGGCCAGCTGGAGCCCGAGGTCTGGGACATCTTCAACAACGCGGGCGTGCGGAACAACATCCGCGACGGCCTCCTGAGCACCCTCAAGGTGTTCGCCCTTGCGGGAGTCCTCTCGCTCGCTCTCGGCCTGCTGCTCTCCGTCGGCCGGCTCTCGGACCACCGGGCGATCCGCTGGTTCGCCACGGGCTTCATCGAGCTGTTCCGCGCCGTCCCGCTGCTGATCACCATCTACGCGCTGTGGGTGCTGATCCTCACCTACCAGAACGACCTGGGCTTCGTCGGCGAGAACAGCGCCTTCTGGGCCCTGGTCATCGGCCTCACCGTGTACAACG from Streptomyces flavofungini includes:
- a CDS encoding amino acid ABC transporter permease is translated as MNVLLDHLPEFREGFIGTILLTLASGALAMVLGIVIAGFRVSPVAPLRFFGAAWVTLFRNTPLTVLFLVAWFVVPVIFMPGLSPWTKALLALGFYTSAFVCEAIRSGINTVPLGQAEAARSIGMTFFQTLSLIVLPQATRTVIPPLSSIFIALTKNSAIAGAFSVTELFGVQKLLSDKGFDIAWIFLWVALGYLIITFTISGLFRLLERRLGVAR